Below is a window of Aeromonas veronii DNA.
TATCTACCAGCCAGCTCTCGCCGACCATGCCGCGGCGTTCGCACAGGTAGCTGGAGTCGATCACGGTCAAATCTCTTACAAATAGCTTCATCAGTCAGGCCTTGCTACAGAGAAAGGGCAGTTTTGCGCTATTATGACCCGCGATTATCGGCAAAGGAACTGGAACCCCCATGAACAAACTGCTTATCAAAAATGCCACCCTGGTCAACGAAGGCCGCATCTATGCCTCCGACGTGTTGATCGAGGGGGAACGGATTACCCGCATCGCCCCGGATATCGAGGCGCCCGATGCGCAGGTGTTAGATGCTGCAGGTCGTCACCTGATCCCCGGAATGATCGATGATCAGGTCCACTTCCGGGAGCCGGGATTGACCCACAAGGGAACCATCGCCAGCGAATCCCGCGCCGCCGTCGCCGGTGGCACCACCAGTTTCATGGAAATGCCCAACGTCAATCCCCAGACCACCACCCTCGAAGCCCTCGAAGCCAAATACCAGATCGCCGCCAACTCCTCCGTCGCCAACTACAGCTTCTATCTCGGCGCCACCAACGACAACCTGGAAGAGATCAAACGTCTCGATCCCAAGCAGTCCTGCGGGGTCAAGGTGTTTATGGGCTCTTCGACCGGCAACATGCTGGTGGACAATCAGGAGACCCTGGCGGCCATCTTCCGCGAGAGTCCGGTGATGATCGTGACCCACTGCGAAGACACCCCGACCATCGCCAAGGCGGAAGAGGCGGCGCGGGCCAAGTGGGGCGAGAATGTGCCGATGGGCGAGCACGGCCGTATCCGCAGTGACGAGGCGTGCTACAAATCCTCCAGCATGGCGGTGGCGCTGGCGGAAAAATACGGCGCCAAGCTGCACGTGCTGCATCTGACCTCGGCCAAGGAGCTGTCGCTCTTTACCGCCAGCCATGACCTGAGCGAGCTGAAGGACAAGAACATCACCGCTGAGGTGTGCGTGCACCACTTGTTTTTCAACGAAGCCGATTACGACACGCTGGGCAGCCAGATCAAGTGCAACCCGGCGGTGAAGAGCGCGGCTGACCAGCACGCCCTGCTCGATGCGGTGCGCAACGATGTGCTCGACATCATCGCCACCGACCACGCCCCCCACACCTGGGAGGAGAAGCAGAATAGCTACTTCAAGGCGCCGTCCGGCGTGCCGCTGGTGCAGCACTCCCTGCAGGCGCTGCTGGAGCTCTACCACAACGGCGTGTTCACTCTGGAGACCATTGTCAAGAAGACCTCCCACGCGGTGGCCGAGCGTTTTCAGGTGGAGGATCGCGGTTACATCCGCGAGGGGTATTTCGCCGATCTGGTGCTGCTGGATCTGGGCAAGCCCTATGTGGTCAACGATGACAACATCCTCTACCACTGTGGCTGGTCGCCTTTCAACGGTTACCGTTTCCACAGCACGGTGGAGATGACGCTGGTGAACGGCCAGATTGCCTGGCAAAACGGGCAGGTGACTGACCAGATCCTGGGCAAGCGGCTGACCTTTAACCGCTGATTGTTCGCAAAGCAGGCGAACGCACCGTGACCGGGAAATTGGCGGCGTTTCCCTGTTGACAGGGCAGGGTCATCTCCATAAACTCTGCCCCCGTCAGCCGAGCTGACTCCGTCGGTGTGTAGCGCAGCCAGGTAGCGCATCTGCATGGGGTGTAGAGGGTCGGAGGTTCGAATCCTCTCACACCGACCAAATTCCCCGGGAAAGGCCTTGTCAAACGACAAGGCCTTTTCTTTTGCGCGCAATTCGGCGCCGGTGTGTGACCCGGACAGGCAGATCAGGCCGGAAGGGCGGGCAGAGGCAGCAGCGAACAGAGACGGCGAGAAGAAACGGAGAGCGGAGATGGCCACTGTGATTGTGCAGTCACCGGGGTTTGTGCTGTAGTAACAACGCTGTTGCCTATTTGCCTGTCGAGGCCCCTCGTGTCTGCATCCGTATCTAAACCCTGTTGTCTGCTGATGCTCACCCTGCTGCTGGTGGGTTGCGCCACTCCTTATGAAAGTGAAAAGTCATTCTGGAACGGCCAGACCGGTTTCTCCCAGACCCGGCTTGGCCCGGACACGTGGCAGCTGGAGTTTGTCGGCAACGATCTGGTGGACAGGGAGACCGCCCGCAAATATGTGCTCAAGCGGGCAGGGGAGTTGGCGCTGGCAGAGGGTTACTCTTGGCTCAAGGTCGATGAGCTGACCATTACCCGCGATGCCGTCAGGGTGACCCCATCACGGCCGATCTTCGGGTTTGACGAGGATGAGCCGGATCTCTTTATGGCCCAGATGCAGGTGCAGCACCGCATCTCGGCGCTGCTCACTTTTCGCCTGTTGCCACGGGCAATGGATGAGCGAACGCTGGATGCTAAATATCTCGCCGAAATTAAATAAACAGTGATTAATATCGGCGTTTTGCAAGATTCATATCTCATACACCTAATGGCAGGATAAAATTCTGGATAAAGCCTCTGGATTTACCCCCTGCTTTTAGGCATTCTCCCAGCATACCAGCTGCCAGGAATCAACGGCTCGGATCACAAAAACGGACTGTAGTGGCTCCCATGCCACCGTTTACGGCTTGCACCAATCAAAACCGGGACTCCCCCATGAAAATGAATAAACTGACGGTCGCCATCCTCATAGCGATGTTGTTTGGCATCCTCACCGGCCAGGCCTATCGGCTGTTTGCCGCCGATCAGGCTGCGGACTTTGCCAACAACATCACGATCCTGACCGATATCTTCCTGCGACTGATCAAGATGATCATCGCGCCATTGGTCTTTACCACCCTGGTGGTCGGTATTGCCAAAATGGGCGACACCCGTACCGTGGGTCGCATCGGCGCCAAAACCCTCGGCTGGTTCATGCTGGCCTCCCTGCTGTCACTGACCCTGGGTCTGGTGATGGTCCACCTGATGCAGCCCGGCATGGGGCTCTCGCTCTCGCTGCCCAATGACACAGCCAGCTCGGGCATTGCTGCCGGCGCCATTACCCTGAAAGATTTCGTGACTCACGCCATCCCCAAAAGCGTGGTCGAGGCGATGGCCACCAACGAGATCCTGCAGATCGTGGTGTTCTCCCTCTTCTTCGGTTTGGCTGCCGCTGCGCTCGGCGATCTGGCCAAGCCGGTGGTGGTGTTGATGGCCAGCGCTGCCGAGATCATGCTGAAAGTGACCGGTTACGTGATGAACTTTGCGCCATTCGCGGTGTTTGGTGCCATCGCCGCCATGGTCGCCAAAGAGGGGCTGGGTATTCTGGTTACCTACGGCAGCTTTATGGCCCAGTTCTACATCGCGCTGGCCTGCCTCTGGCTGCTGCTGATCGCCATGGGGAGCGTCTTCCTGCGTGGTCGCGTCATCAAACTGCTGGCGCTTATCCGCGAACCCATCCTGCTGGCCTTCTCTACCGCCAGCTCTGAAGCCGCCTATCCCAAGACCCTGGATCGTCTGGAGAAATTCGGGTGTGACAAGCGCATCGCCAGCTTCGTGCTGCCGATGGGTTACTCCTTCAACCTCGACGGCTCCATGATGTACTGCACCTTCGCGGTGATGTTCATCGCCCAGGCTTATGGCATCGAGCTCTCCATGGCCCAGCAGATCACCATGCTGCTGTTGCTGATGGTCACCTCCAAGGGGATGGCCGGGGTGCCGCGTGCCTCTCTGGTGGTGATTGCCGCCACCCTGAACCAGTTCCATATTCCGGAAGCGGGCATCCTGCTGTTGCTGGGGATCGACCACTTCCTCGATATGGGCCGTTCTGCCACCAACGTGCTGGGCAACGCCATCGCCGCCAGCGTGGTTGCCAAGACCGAAGACAGCCTGGGCGAAACCGTCGCGCTGGGTGAGAGTGAACCCGCCAAGGCGTAACAAAGGTTTAGGCTGACCGCAGGGTTGGCAGGTTGAACGAAAAATCCCCGTCATGACTATGACGGGGATTTTTATATGGCGAGTCTCAGAAGCCGGTGCCCGGTTGTTGCAAAAAATCCGTCTCTTCCAGCGTGCAGGTGCGACCCAGTAGGTCGTTGCGATGTGGGAAGCGGCCAAATTGCTCGATGATCACCTGATGACGACGGGCAAAGTCGGCAAAGCCCGCGAAGGTCTCGTTTGCATGAGAATGTGCCTGCTCGGCGGCAAGCTCCTCGAACAGGGCCACGCTTCTGGTTTGCTGCTCGCGGGACTCCGCGTGTTCCAGCGGCAGATAGAAGAAAACCCGCTCCAGCGGTGAGAGATGCCGATCCATGCCAAGGGATAGCCCCTTGAGGCACTGCTCGCGGGCAAGCGGATCCCGGGCAAAGGCGGTGGGTGTGCCGCGATGGATATTGCGGGGCAGCTGGTCAAGCAGCAGGATCAGCGCCAGCCTGCCATGAGGCAGATCGGCCCAGTCGGCCAGCTCCCCGTTGGCGGCCGACTCTGCCTGTGCGCCAAAGCGCCGGGCGAGCAGGGCATCCGTTTCGCTGCTTTTTCCCCACCAGAGGCTGTCTCTTGATCACAACTATTGGTGCTCAAGAGACTGCGCCAGTTCGTAGCCTTCCAGGAGGGTCTGGAGTCGAAATCAGCCCTCCCATAATGCCGCTATTGAAGCCCGCCCCGTTCGTTTAGTGTCCTTCCAGCCCCCCAGCTTGGCCAGGCTCCGGTACGCCCATCTCATATCCGGCACCTTGGTTGGCAACGGCGTTTTCTCTACCTTTCGCCAAAGCAGCTTCCACCCCGTCGGGCCTATCACCGTTTCGCAGCTTTGATTCTGTGCCGATGACTCCTCGTTGATAAACCTCAATTGCAACAGACGCACCGCGATAAACGACAAGATGACGCACATCCGCTTCAGGTTATCCATGCTCTGCATCCTTAAGGTTTCTACCCGAGTGCCGGCACTCTTCCAGACCTTGTGATAATCCTCGATAAGCCAGCGCCGCTCGTAATAGCCGATAACCTTGCGGGCCTGTGCATCGTCGGTCACGGCTTCACTAGTCAGCAGGTGCCACTCCAGCCGGTCAGAGGCATCGCCCTGCTCAATGCATCCCACGTAGTAGAGCGGGATATCCGGCTCGTTACGCTTGTTGGCCGGAGCCTTTAGGGTGACTTTGGTAAACTTGATGTCGAGCACGGCCTCTCTGGCTTTTCTGCCGCCCCGCTGCGGTATTTTGACGACCTTGGTGCCGGCAGAGTGGCACTGCCGGGCATAGTCGTAGAGCTTGTGGTCATGCTCTTCGATACAGCGACTTTGCATCGAGCGCACCACAAAGCGTTGTTGGTTGCTCTGCTTGTAATGCAGATATTCGTAGATATCCGCTTCCCGGTCACAGACCGAGATAACGTTGGCCATCTGAGTGCCGAGACGGGCGGCAAAGGCCACGGATGCCTCCTCCCACTTGCGACTCTCTTTCTCCTTGTAAGGCCGGGTGGCATGCCGGTGGCTCTCTCCCCGCTTGCTGACATCACGGGTCCAGATACGCTGTGCAATCATGCCGACCACCTGCGATTTATGCGGAGCAAACAACAAGACGGAGTGAGCCAGCAGAGCGCGACTACTGCCTTGATTGGTGTGCCCCAGCTCATCATGGACGCTGGCATGGTTGAAGGTCAGGGCCGTGGTATCTTCCAGTGCCAGCAACAGGTCGTAGTCCCTGGCTAGGGCTGCGGTGGTGGCAAAGCCTGCATCAGCAATGGCATCGGCATTGACATGGTGGTTGCGAATAAAGCGATATGAGCCTTCCATGTCGGCGGGTGAGAGGGGAAGTTGTGACACGCAATCTCCGGGTTGTTGAGCAAGGGCGGTGGCGAGTTTGACGAGACGTTCAGTGCGTCTGGGGTCCTTGAGATTGGCATGGCCAAACTGGTCGAATGCCCATTGTTCGAGTTGGGTGAGATGCATATTAGAGCCGTGATAAGGGATGGCAAAAGAGTCAGATCACGGAGAAGGGAAAAGGTTCAAAAAAATCCCCAAGCGATGCTTGGGGATTTGTGTATAAGAGACAGACCAGAGGGGGGCTTGCCGTGTGGCACGCAGGGCGTCGTCGGCCGGGTCGCCAAACCAGAAATCGAGCAGAGGCTGCCTGGGTTGCATGGGGACTCCTTGCTGGTGTGTTGAGGAGGGCCAATAACAAATGGCTCCGGGGTGCTGCCGAAACGGTAGCTTCTCGTTACACTGTGCCATCTTTTGCCCGAAAGAAGTCACCCCAGATGGCGAGCGACTGTTGCCTGGCTCGGCCGATGATGGCCTGCGATCGCCATGAGGTGGCCCTGCTGACCTTGGTGGTTATCAGACCGCACACCTCTCTCCCGGGGTTGTTCTCACTGATATAAGGAATCTCTAATATGGCCGGAACCAGTTTGTTGGCCCTGCTCGATGATATCGCCAGCGTGCTCGATGACGTGGCGCTGATGACCAAGGTCGTGGTGGACAAGCGCGAGACATTTTCGGGAAGACGTTTCTCACTGATATAAGGAATCTCTGATATGGCCGGAACCAGTTTGTTGGCCCTGCTCGATGATATCGCCAGCGTGCTCGATGACGTGGCGCTGATGACCAAGATGGCGGCGAAGAAGACCACCGGGGTGCTGGGGGACGATCTCGCCCTCAACGCGGAGCAGGTCTCCGGGGTGCGCGCCGAGCGGGAGCTGCCGGTGGTGTGGGCGGTGGCCAAGGGCTCATTTCGCAACAAGCTTATTCTGGTGCCTGCCGCCATCGCAATCAGTGCGCTGGTGCCCTGGCTTATCACCCCGCTCTTGATGTTGGGTGGCGCCTACCTTTGCTTTGAGGGGGCCGAGAAGCTGGTGCACAAGTTCCTGCCCCATGGGGCGAGCGAGGGGGAGGTACAGGCCGCCCCCATTCCCGAGGATTTGGTCGCGTTTGAGCAGCAGAAGGTGAAAGGGGCGATCCGCACTGACTTCATTCTCTCCACCGAGATCATCGTCATCGCCCTTGGCACGGTACAGGGGGCGAGCATCGCCCTGCAGCTCTCGGTGGTGGCGGGCATCGCCGTGCTGATGACCATCGGGGTATACGGGCTGGTGGGGCTGATCGTCAAGCTTGATGACATCGGTCTGCACCTGCTGCAAAAGCCCGATGGCAGCGCCCTGCGCCGCGCAGTAGGGCAGGGGCTGCTGGTGACGGCGCCCCGTCTTATGCACCTGCTGGCACTGGTCGGCACCATCGCCATGTTTATGGTGGGCGGTGGCATTTTGGTGCACGGCTGGCCTTTTGCCCATCACCTGATTGAAGGCGCAGCCGCAGTTGTCGCCACCCTGCCTGCGGTCGGTGCAGCCCTTGCGGTGGTGACACCGACCCTGCTTAACGCCGTGGTCGGGGTGGTGGCGGGTCTGCTGCTGGTTGCGGTGATGACGCAGGTGAATCGCCTTGCCCCGGCCAAAGGATAAGTGAGCTCGCGGGCCATGCTCTCTCTTTTTTCCTCTTTTCATTTTTCTGCCTTCGGGCTTTTTTTGCCTGAGGGAGACCGAGCTTCGGGCTTGCTGCCCGCAGGCCTGTTGCTCCTCCCGGTGAAGGACTTTGCGAGAAGCTATGTATCAACAACAGTGGAATAACGACCATATCTACCCGGGCCTCGACAGCCCCGAGCTGGAAGCGGACATGCGCGCCGCCCGCCACGCGCTGGAAGAGCTGGCCAGCTATATGGCAGGTCTGGACGGGGTGCGCGGTGATGACGCCGCGTTGCAGGATTTTTTGCGGGAGGTGCGGCTGCGCGCCCGAGATATTCGCCATATCGGCTGGAACGTCGCCATTCTGGCGGCGTGTCGCGGCAGCCAGGATGCGCGGGATCCGCAGGCCAAACAGCTGGCGTCCCGTGCCCGTGCCCTCAACGCCGATCTGTTCAAGACCCTGGCGCCGGTGGACGATCTGATGCTGGCGTTGCCGGAAGAGAAGTTCGCCGCGCTGATGGCGGATCCGCTGCTCGGTGAGGAGGCATACCGCCTGCGCCATGAGCGTCGCTTGCAGGATCAGCGCCTGCCGGTGGAGGCGGAGCAACTGGTGATCGGTCTGGGCACCGATGGCCTGCACGCCTGGGGCAACCTCTACAACGATCTGGTGGGCAAGATCCGCTTGACCATTGATGGCCGCGAGATGGGGTTGGCCGAGGCGAGCAATCTGCTCTCCAGCCCGGTGCGGGCATTGCGCCTTGAGGCGTTTGATGCCATCAGCGCCGGTTGGCAAGGGGAGCAGGAGACGGTTGCCGCCATCCTCAACGCCCTCAACGGCTGGCGGCTGGAGCTGGCCCGCCAGCGCGGTAAAACCCGTGTGCTCGATGCGCTGGATCTCTCCTGTCACCAGAGCCACATCGAGCGTGCCACCCTCGATGCCCTGATGAGCGAAACCTGGCGGGCCCGTGGGCTGGGCCAGCGGGCCTTGGGGCTGATGGCTGCGCGGCTCGGACTAGGCGAGCTGGGGCCGGAGGATCTCTTTGCGCCGCCGCCAGCCTCCAGCAGCCGCGATATTCCTTTTGCCGAGGCGATCGAGTTGATTGCCGATGCCTTTAGCCGTTTCGATACCGAGATGGGGGCGTTTGTCCGTATGATGGCCGAGAAGGGGTGGATTGATGCGGCGCCCACGCCAAATCGCCGCACCGGTGCCTACTGCACCAAGTTTGCCGCGCCGGTCGAGCCGCGGGTCTTTGTCACCTATGCCGGCACAATGGATAACGTCATCACCCTGGCCCATGAGCTGGGTCACGCCTGGCACAACTGGGTGATCCGCGATCTGCCGATGAGTCAGCGCAGCTACCCCATGACGTTGGCGGAGACCGCCTCCATCTTCGCCGAAACCCTGGTGCGCAGCGCCCTGTTTGAACAGGCGCAAAGCCCGGAAGATCAGCTGGCCATCGCCTGGGCAGAGGCCGACGGCGCTGCCACCTTCCTGGTCAATATCCCGGCCCGCTTCGATTTCGAACAGGCGCTGGTGGCCGAGCGGGCGCAGGGGTATGTACCCGCAGAGCGACTCAAGGCGTTGACCAACGAGGCGTGGGGACGCTGGTATGAGGGGAGCCTGACCCGCTACCACCCCATGTTCTGGGCGGCCAAGGCGCACTTCTCCATCGCGGGGCTGGGCTTTTACAACTACCCCTATCTGTTCGGTTATCTGTTCAGCCTCGGGGTCTATCAGCAGTTGATGGGCCGCAAGGCGGCGGGGGAAGCGGGAGTGGCCGAGGCATATCGTGCCTTGCTGCGCGATACCGGCCGGATGAGCGCCGAAGACCTGGTGGCCAAACATCTGGGGCAAGATATCCGTGAGGCCGCCTTCTGGCAGGAGAGTCTGGCACAGGTGGCGCAGGCGGTTGAACGCTTCGAGCAGTTACCTGTCTGATGTTGGCTAGGCTCCTGCCTGCATGTGCTGGCGGGAGCGGGCCAGAGGGGGCAATCAGGGGTGGGGCGTGATCCAAAGCAAGAAAGTTGGATGTTTTGGTGGCGCGCGGGGCCGCCGCTGGGGTAGTTTCGATAAAATCGACACAGATCCTGAGGTCTTATCCATGATCATCTATCTGCATGGCTTCGATGCCACCAGCCCGGGCAATCACGAGAAAGTGCTGCAGTTGCAATTTATTGATGATGATGTGCGTTTCGTGCACTACAGCACGGTTCACCCCCGTCATGATATGAGCCACCTGCTCAAGGAAGTGAAGAAGCAGCTCGACATGAGCACCGATCCCAAACCGCTGATCTGCGGCGTGGGGCTAGGTGGTTACTGGAGCGAGCGGATCGGCTTTCTGTGCGGCATTCGCCAGGTGATCTTCAACCCCAACCTCCATCCAGAAGAGAACATGCAGGGCAAGATCGACCGGCCGGAGGAGTATGACGATATCGGTACCAAGTGTGTAACTGAATTTCGTAATAAAAACTCAGGAAACTGCCTGTGCATCCTTTCCGTTCAGGATGAAGTGCGCGATAATCGCGACACTGAACGTGAATTGAAGAACTATTACGACATCGTGTGGGATGAGCGCGAGACCCATAAATTCAAAAATATCTCGCACCATCTGCAGCGGATGAAGGCCTTTAAAGAAGCCTGATCCATCACGTCGACCGATTTCGTTTTAGGGAGCCAATGGCTCCCTTTCGTTTTGAGGAACCAAGGAAAATCATCATGATGAATATTGTCGTTGTAGGCGGCGGCGCCGGTGGCCTGGAGCTGGCCACCAGTCTGGGTCGCAAGCTTGGCAAAAAGAACAAGGCCAAGATCACCCTGGTTGACCGTAACCGCACCCACCTGTGGAAACCCCTGCTGCACGAAGTGGCCACCGGCTCCATGGATGCGGGCATCGATGCCCTGAGCTACCAGTCCCATGCCAAGAACCACGGTTTCGACTTCCAGCTCGGCACCCTGACCGACATCCAGCGCGATGAGAAGCGCATCGTGCTGGCCCCGATCCACGACGACAATGGCGACATCGTGGTCAACGAGCGCGCCGTGCCTTACGACATCCTAGTGATGGCCATCGGTTCTGTCTCCAACGACTTCAACACCAAGGGGATCAAGGATCACTGCATTTTCCTCGATAGCCCCTCCCAGGCGCACCGCTTCCACAACAGCATGATGAACCGCTTCCTGCAGTTCGCCACCGAATATAAGCCGGGCGACAAGGTGAAGATTGCCATCGTTGGCGGCGGCGCCACCGGTGTAGAGCTCTCTGCCGAGCTCTACAACGCGGTCGAGCAGCTCTACGCCTACGGTTTCAAGAACCTCACCACCGACAGCCTGAAGGTGACCCTGGTGGAAGCGGGCCCGCGCATCCTGCCGGCCCTGCCGGAGCGCATCAGCGGTGCCGCCCATCAGGAGCTGGTCAAGCTGGGTGTGGATGTGCGTACCGCCACCATGATCACCGAAGCGACCAGCGATGGTCTGCACACCAAGGATGGCGAGCTGATTGAAGCGGACCTCATGGTGTGGGCGGCCGGTATCAAGGCGCCGGACTTCATGAAGGATATCGCCGGTCTTGAGACCAACCGCATCAACCAGCTGGTGGTGAAAGAGACACTGCAGACCACCCGTGACGAGAACATTTTCGTTATCGGTGACTGCGCCGCCTGCCCGCAGCCGGATGGCAAGTTTGTGCCGCCGCGCGCCCAATCTGCCCACCAGATGGCCAGCCAGGCGTTCAAGAACATTCTGGCCAAGATGAACGGTGGCGAGATGAAGCCCTACCTCTACCACGACCACGGTTCGCTGGTGTCGCTCAGCCGCTTCTCCACCGTGGGCAGCCTGATGGGCAACCTGATGCGCGGCTCCATGATGGTTGAAGGCTACATCGCCCGTCTGGTCTATATCTCGCTCTACCGGATGCACCAGATTGCATTGCACGGCTATATCAAGACCGGCCTCATCATGCTGGTGGGCCGCATCAACCGGGTACTGCGCCCGACCCTGAAGCTGCACTAAGCCAGTAACTGGCACAATTCGGAAGATCAAAAGGAGAGGCGATGGCCTCTCCTTTTTTATGGGCGAAAATCAGGGAAGAGAGAGTTACTGGCCCAGATAGGTGCGGTCGAAGAAGGTATTGACCCAGTGGGGGCGGTAGATGGCCAGCACCGTCATCGCCATGCCGTTGAGCAGGGCTTCGGGAAAGAGCAGCAGTGGCCAGATGGAGAGGTAATCCGCCGTGATGGTGTGCCAGGGGTAGCTGTCGCTCAGCCCCATCAGCAATGCGCTGGCCACCACCTTGACCGAGATGGCGAGGGCGCCACCGAGAAAGGCTGCAACGAAGATATAGACAAAGAGGTGGCGCGGCAGCCAGGCCCAGCTAGCCAGAAACAGCAGCCAGCTGGTGGCCACCGGCAGGGCGATGCCAATCAGCGCCTGCCAGCCAAAATCGGCCAGATTGGTGACGCCGAAGTAACCGAGCACCAGCAGGGTCAGACAGGGGGCGAGCAGCGCCAGCCGCCAGCCCAGCAGCAGGGTGAGGGAGGTGAGCCCGAGAAAATGGACCTCCAGCCCCTCATGCAGACCGGCCCGCAACGTCCAGATCGGCACCAGTGCGATGGCACTGCCCAGCAGCAGGTGCTGATAGAGGGGGTTGTCATGGAGGGTTTGCCACAGGGAGCTGCGCAGGCTAAAGGCCAGCAGTATCAGCCAGATCAGGAGGGCGGCGAGTTGTCCTTCACTCATCTTGTCGTCCATTCATGCAGTAGCGGTGAGTCCCGACCGCCCCATAGCAGAGCAGGCTGACGAATC
It encodes the following:
- a CDS encoding DUF808 domain-containing protein → MAGTSLLALLDDIASVLDDVALMTKMAAKKTTGVLGDDLALNAEQVSGVRAERELPVVWAVAKGSFRNKLILVPAAIAISALVPWLITPLLMLGGAYLCFEGAEKLVHKFLPHGASEGEVQAAPIPEDLVAFEQQKVKGAIRTDFILSTEIIVIALGTVQGASIALQLSVVAGIAVLMTIGVYGLVGLIVKLDDIGLHLLQKPDGSALRRAVGQGLLVTAPRLMHLLALVGTIAMFMVGGGILVHGWPFAHHLIEGAAAVVATLPAVGAALAVVTPTLLNAVVGVVAGLLLVAVMTQVNRLAPAKG
- a CDS encoding energy-coupling factor ABC transporter permease, with product MSEGQLAALLIWLILLAFSLRSSLWQTLHDNPLYQHLLLGSAIALVPIWTLRAGLHEGLEVHFLGLTSLTLLLGWRLALLAPCLTLLVLGYFGVTNLADFGWQALIGIALPVATSWLLFLASWAWLPRHLFVYIFVAAFLGGALAISVKVVASALLMGLSDSYPWHTITADYLSIWPLLLFPEALLNGMAMTVLAIYRPHWVNTFFDRTYLGQ
- a CDS encoding M3 family oligoendopeptidase, whose protein sequence is MYQQQWNNDHIYPGLDSPELEADMRAARHALEELASYMAGLDGVRGDDAALQDFLREVRLRARDIRHIGWNVAILAACRGSQDARDPQAKQLASRARALNADLFKTLAPVDDLMLALPEEKFAALMADPLLGEEAYRLRHERRLQDQRLPVEAEQLVIGLGTDGLHAWGNLYNDLVGKIRLTIDGREMGLAEASNLLSSPVRALRLEAFDAISAGWQGEQETVAAILNALNGWRLELARQRGKTRVLDALDLSCHQSHIERATLDALMSETWRARGLGQRALGLMAARLGLGELGPEDLFAPPPASSSRDIPFAEAIELIADAFSRFDTEMGAFVRMMAEKGWIDAAPTPNRRTGAYCTKFAAPVEPRVFVTYAGTMDNVITLAHELGHAWHNWVIRDLPMSQRSYPMTLAETASIFAETLVRSALFEQAQSPEDQLAIAWAEADGAATFLVNIPARFDFEQALVAERAQGYVPAERLKALTNEAWGRWYEGSLTRYHPMFWAAKAHFSIAGLGFYNYPYLFGYLFSLGVYQQLMGRKAAGEAGVAEAYRALLRDTGRMSAEDLVAKHLGQDIREAAFWQESLAQVAQAVERFEQLPV
- a CDS encoding dicarboxylate/amino acid:cation symporter, which gives rise to MKMNKLTVAILIAMLFGILTGQAYRLFAADQAADFANNITILTDIFLRLIKMIIAPLVFTTLVVGIAKMGDTRTVGRIGAKTLGWFMLASLLSLTLGLVMVHLMQPGMGLSLSLPNDTASSGIAAGAITLKDFVTHAIPKSVVEAMATNEILQIVVFSLFFGLAAAALGDLAKPVVVLMASAAEIMLKVTGYVMNFAPFAVFGAIAAMVAKEGLGILVTYGSFMAQFYIALACLWLLLIAMGSVFLRGRVIKLLALIREPILLAFSTASSEAAYPKTLDRLEKFGCDKRIASFVLPMGYSFNLDGSMMYCTFAVMFIAQAYGIELSMAQQITMLLLLMVTSKGMAGVPRASLVVIAATLNQFHIPEAGILLLLGIDHFLDMGRSATNVLGNAIAASVVAKTEDSLGETVALGESEPAKA
- a CDS encoding NAD(P)/FAD-dependent oxidoreductase, which translates into the protein MMNIVVVGGGAGGLELATSLGRKLGKKNKAKITLVDRNRTHLWKPLLHEVATGSMDAGIDALSYQSHAKNHGFDFQLGTLTDIQRDEKRIVLAPIHDDNGDIVVNERAVPYDILVMAIGSVSNDFNTKGIKDHCIFLDSPSQAHRFHNSMMNRFLQFATEYKPGDKVKIAIVGGGATGVELSAELYNAVEQLYAYGFKNLTTDSLKVTLVEAGPRILPALPERISGAAHQELVKLGVDVRTATMITEATSDGLHTKDGELIEADLMVWAAGIKAPDFMKDIAGLETNRINQLVVKETLQTTRDENIFVIGDCAACPQPDGKFVPPRAQSAHQMASQAFKNILAKMNGGEMKPYLYHDHGSLVSLSRFSTVGSLMGNLMRGSMMVEGYIARLVYISLYRMHQIALHGYIKTGLIMLVGRINRVLRPTLKLH
- a CDS encoding dihydroorotase, producing MNKLLIKNATLVNEGRIYASDVLIEGERITRIAPDIEAPDAQVLDAAGRHLIPGMIDDQVHFREPGLTHKGTIASESRAAVAGGTTSFMEMPNVNPQTTTLEALEAKYQIAANSSVANYSFYLGATNDNLEEIKRLDPKQSCGVKVFMGSSTGNMLVDNQETLAAIFRESPVMIVTHCEDTPTIAKAEEAARAKWGENVPMGEHGRIRSDEACYKSSSMAVALAEKYGAKLHVLHLTSAKELSLFTASHDLSELKDKNITAEVCVHHLFFNEADYDTLGSQIKCNPAVKSAADQHALLDAVRNDVLDIIATDHAPHTWEEKQNSYFKAPSGVPLVQHSLQALLELYHNGVFTLETIVKKTSHAVAERFQVEDRGYIREGYFADLVLLDLGKPYVVNDDNILYHCGWSPFNGYRFHSTVEMTLVNGQIAWQNGQVTDQILGKRLTFNR
- the ycfP gene encoding alpha/beta hydrolase YcfP; the encoded protein is MIIYLHGFDATSPGNHEKVLQLQFIDDDVRFVHYSTVHPRHDMSHLLKEVKKQLDMSTDPKPLICGVGLGGYWSERIGFLCGIRQVIFNPNLHPEENMQGKIDRPEEYDDIGTKCVTEFRNKNSGNCLCILSVQDEVRDNRDTERELKNYYDIVWDERETHKFKNISHHLQRMKAFKEA